One genomic segment of Candidatus Neomarinimicrobiota bacterium includes these proteins:
- a CDS encoding dienelactone hydrolase family protein produces the protein MRNTCLTKLSWLSILLLLLVMSLGNCSVIFPVIAPFADLPAPTGPYSVATHSSTWTDSSRDETFTTADDYRRLVVQTWFPIEKQEGLSALPYIDDPGLRLPAIAKQLHLPLSLIHHFGEVKTHSSPSSANLELDLKFPVIIFSHGLSGMRFQNTSIIEELVSYGYVVFAADHSYGANITIFDDGETAEYRAGKRRSLNEDFLNTIDLSQINILVKDLRFIIDVIKSHSSDSFLGTLPLDIDRIGLMGHSLGAAAGVTTMARDSRVEAAMVLDGWYTPIPDSVIVAGLNRPIFHLGQKQWSDPGNYARMDEMLSHSSGPTYKMLVPGILHTDFTDMPLFTPFSLFIGYTKIQDPVWLNDLLRVNATKFFDVYLKDHPPAELHRQILIEKGVTSYIFTP, from the coding sequence ATGAGAAATACCTGTCTGACCAAGCTATCCTGGCTTTCTATTTTGCTCCTGCTCCTGGTAATGAGCCTGGGTAATTGCTCCGTAATTTTTCCTGTGATAGCTCCCTTCGCTGATCTTCCTGCACCTACAGGTCCTTATTCAGTAGCCACCCACAGTTCGACCTGGACCGATAGCTCCCGGGATGAAACTTTCACCACAGCGGATGATTACCGTCGGTTGGTGGTCCAAACCTGGTTTCCCATTGAAAAACAGGAAGGTTTGTCTGCTCTCCCCTATATTGATGATCCTGGTTTGAGACTGCCAGCCATTGCCAAACAATTGCACCTGCCGCTCTCGCTTATCCATCATTTTGGCGAGGTCAAGACCCATTCCAGCCCCAGCTCTGCGAACCTTGAACTGGACCTGAAATTTCCCGTAATCATTTTTTCTCATGGATTGAGTGGCATGCGATTTCAAAACACCTCCATCATTGAGGAGTTGGTGAGCTATGGATATGTGGTCTTTGCCGCTGACCACAGTTATGGAGCAAACATTACTATTTTTGATGATGGGGAAACGGCAGAATATCGGGCTGGGAAAAGACGATCCTTAAATGAGGATTTTTTGAATACCATTGATCTTTCCCAAATCAATATCCTGGTTAAAGATCTGCGCTTCATTATAGATGTAATTAAATCCCATAGCTCAGATTCATTTTTAGGAACACTCCCGTTGGATATAGATCGAATCGGGCTGATGGGTCACTCACTGGGTGCAGCTGCGGGTGTCACAACTATGGCTAGGGATTCCCGTGTCGAGGCCGCCATGGTCCTGGATGGGTGGTATACTCCAATTCCTGATTCCGTGATAGTCGCTGGACTCAACAGACCCATCTTCCATCTTGGACAGAAGCAGTGGTCTGACCCTGGAAACTATGCGCGTATGGATGAGATGTTGTCACACAGCAGTGGACCAACCTATAAAATGCTGGTTCCAGGGATATTGCACACTGATTTTACTGACATGCCCCTCTTCACGCCATTCTCTCTTTTTATTGGATACACCAAAATTCAGGATCCAGTCTGGCTTAACGATTTATTGCGGGTGAATGCAACCAAATTTTTTGATGTATATCTCAAGGATCATCCCCCGGCAGAATTGCACCGGCAAATCCTCATTGAAAAAGGTGTAACCAGCTACATTTTTACACCTTAG
- a CDS encoding carboxypeptidase regulatory-like domain-containing protein: MMRTINPRGISWLVIVSIMIMAMPMFMLADETATNIETIKQLRQLQNQGTVLKNLKANSVATQATPEQERMLRLSNALTKAKNQKLPDLDTDSRLNLKRTDRTVPQLQRSSSSALREVMYGSGRMSSQPDSMFFNFLTGMNGGDSTGMDVRITGNEMLNFGNEYVNYADPSMLYWLAEMGTLAEVGAVDAIDDPARAWTDISWSWEGGGGNSGLPLAVGNLWVVYARTSHMYVVLEVTEAIADWSNPAFSFDYMIQTDGSPLFENNNNTIMSGYGAMSRVADSLYFNYFTGMLGSDTLDMDVMISSNEGTNFGSEAAWIDGISYPGFSNPSLLHYYSVNGSLDTVSVVPAVDDPLTAWTTISWDWQGGNNGQPLAVGNLWVIYTRTTNMYIIMEVTEVSAWGSWFAFDYMIQTDGSNVFDGGMIEPSEYDMTVNDLYADTLMIGSNPYFEIVLGDHMYGEFAVFWDANHDGDLDEDDVPMEFYPFMDNDMHDEDPTPGIFGFTYSDEMADGLNYLADDLVFAAFSDMDVAVASVHFYTEPSPFSISGSIYETNGGGAPLEGIVVWAVYESEENDEQPAIVVLTNGAGQYHLDLPDTGFVVIGSEDHFGMTDGLMPDPSNHFVNVQGAEFGYNFYYIAPTSGIEGFVYDELGNPIEDVEVKVDGDDGPGAFGYTNSTGYYYIGVMPGNYDVSIELESLPAPYVIPHSEYIYVEDFDVATVNFTLHSANNFIVGTVTLDGAYFEGASVAAMNELGFTYTMSTSNGYFELPVHGGPETFYDLMVWLPDMSDIIQVSDNHNVPAGAEGVGIVLETVTGGMFGYFIDTDTNQPIMDSHEIGMMMRDVDTGREFYGGPDYNGYYEIHVPPGLYEVMAGGHEWMGPEPDSVFIGVDLIPYDFFLTHMSFDASLEGYVFDEDGMPIPYAQVQIGNEGWGAGTMADEFGFYHFDLPVGYYYVSAWAEGYYMYFDEFPVGPGYNSYNFFLEQFEVEGAIAGLVYDGDTGAPIPDADVYAYSWEDEESYWAYTDEAGEFWFDLPNGTYDVVADRWDYPPRWFDGITVQNDTSYLAFGLMLPDGGVDGYVYDDMSNPIQGAEVVIVSTMDSTAGFWGYTDHNGFFSIPAMNGDYHVFAGAPGFEVNNYGMVTIMDDWAHLQIVLEPRQFAVAPQINFIVDQPYDQGRWVRMQFWPGGTEWGPFSGYSVWRLSNTPMGPILDFVDYLPNHDMEAYNLVLPTLVDSSAMVTDPLDFMSAFLVTGHWDMYGYIDGEPQAGYSVDNIHPGVPTPLVLLYSDDTHVDLQWEPSMDDDFQYFEVHRATNADFTDASVIDMTTSPGTSDTDITVGQTYYYQVVAVDANGNVSDGSNVVTTYIVSVDDTEILPTAYGLSQNFPNPFNPTTSIEFALPEASEVSLEIYNLLGQKVRTLVNGYVPAGYINTSWDGLNQNGKEVSSGTYIYRLQTAEQTFSKKMVLMK; encoded by the coding sequence ATGATGCGTACCATCAACCCAAGAGGAATTTCCTGGCTAGTTATTGTGTCTATCATGATAATGGCCATGCCAATGTTTATGCTGGCAGATGAAACAGCAACCAACATTGAAACAATCAAACAATTAAGACAGCTGCAGAACCAGGGCACTGTTCTTAAAAATCTAAAAGCCAACAGTGTGGCCACGCAGGCCACGCCTGAGCAGGAGCGCATGCTGCGTCTGAGTAATGCTCTGACCAAGGCAAAGAATCAAAAGCTGCCTGATCTGGATACGGACTCACGCTTAAATCTGAAGCGAACTGATAGAACCGTCCCACAATTGCAGAGAAGCTCTTCAAGTGCATTACGCGAAGTTATGTATGGCAGCGGACGAATGAGCAGTCAGCCTGACTCCATGTTTTTCAATTTTCTCACAGGTATGAACGGTGGTGATTCCACTGGCATGGATGTGCGCATAACTGGCAATGAAATGCTGAATTTTGGTAATGAGTATGTCAATTATGCTGATCCCAGTATGCTCTACTGGCTGGCTGAAATGGGAACCCTTGCTGAGGTTGGTGCTGTTGATGCCATTGATGATCCTGCAAGAGCTTGGACTGACATCTCCTGGTCCTGGGAGGGTGGTGGTGGAAATAGTGGTTTACCTCTGGCAGTAGGCAATCTCTGGGTCGTCTATGCCCGCACTTCTCATATGTATGTAGTTCTCGAGGTTACAGAGGCCATCGCAGACTGGTCAAACCCTGCTTTCTCCTTCGACTATATGATTCAGACTGATGGCTCCCCCCTCTTTGAGAATAACAACAATACGATAATGTCTGGATATGGTGCGATGAGCCGTGTAGCAGATTCGCTCTATTTCAACTATTTCACGGGAATGTTGGGAAGTGATACTCTGGATATGGATGTGATGATCTCCAGTAATGAAGGAACCAATTTCGGAAGTGAAGCAGCCTGGATAGATGGTATTTCCTATCCCGGTTTCTCAAACCCAAGTTTACTGCACTACTATTCAGTAAACGGATCACTTGATACCGTATCGGTCGTTCCTGCCGTGGATGATCCACTTACCGCATGGACAACCATTTCCTGGGATTGGCAAGGTGGCAACAACGGCCAACCCCTGGCAGTTGGAAATCTCTGGGTGATCTATACCCGTACTACCAATATGTACATCATTATGGAAGTAACTGAAGTTAGTGCATGGGGCAGTTGGTTTGCGTTTGATTATATGATCCAAACCGATGGCAGTAATGTATTTGACGGTGGTATGATTGAACCTTCTGAATATGATATGACCGTGAATGATCTATATGCAGATACGCTGATGATCGGATCAAACCCATATTTTGAGATAGTACTTGGTGATCACATGTATGGTGAATTCGCTGTTTTCTGGGATGCAAATCATGATGGCGATCTGGATGAGGATGATGTCCCCATGGAATTTTATCCCTTTATGGACAATGACATGCATGATGAAGATCCAACGCCTGGTATTTTTGGGTTTACCTACTCCGATGAAATGGCTGATGGGCTAAACTATCTGGCTGATGATCTTGTTTTTGCAGCATTCTCTGATATGGATGTGGCTGTTGCTTCGGTTCATTTTTACACTGAACCTTCCCCGTTTTCCATTTCAGGTTCTATCTACGAGACCAATGGTGGTGGAGCTCCTTTAGAGGGTATTGTGGTCTGGGCAGTTTATGAAAGTGAAGAAAACGATGAGCAACCAGCCATTGTTGTGCTTACTAATGGTGCAGGTCAATATCATCTTGACTTACCTGACACTGGCTTTGTCGTAATCGGCTCCGAAGACCATTTTGGTATGACGGATGGCCTGATGCCAGATCCATCAAACCATTTTGTAAATGTTCAAGGTGCAGAGTTCGGCTACAATTTCTATTATATCGCTCCAACCAGCGGTATCGAAGGCTTCGTCTATGATGAATTGGGCAACCCTATTGAGGATGTTGAGGTCAAGGTCGATGGTGATGATGGCCCAGGTGCCTTCGGTTACACCAACTCTACCGGCTACTACTACATAGGCGTAATGCCCGGCAATTATGATGTGAGCATCGAGCTGGAATCTCTCCCGGCTCCCTATGTAATTCCTCACAGCGAATATATCTATGTAGAAGACTTTGATGTAGCAACCGTGAATTTCACACTACATTCCGCCAACAACTTCATCGTTGGAACCGTGACTCTTGATGGCGCCTACTTCGAAGGAGCTTCTGTTGCAGCCATGAATGAGTTGGGTTTCACCTATACCATGTCCACCTCAAATGGTTATTTCGAACTTCCCGTACACGGTGGTCCAGAGACCTTCTACGATCTCATGGTGTGGCTGCCAGACATGTCAGATATTATTCAGGTCTCAGACAATCATAATGTACCTGCTGGCGCTGAGGGTGTGGGAATTGTTCTCGAAACAGTGACAGGTGGAATGTTCGGATATTTTATTGATACCGACACCAACCAACCCATCATGGATAGCCATGAAATTGGCATGATGATGCGTGATGTTGATACCGGTAGGGAATTTTATGGTGGTCCAGATTACAATGGCTATTATGAAATACATGTTCCCCCAGGTCTCTACGAGGTCATGGCCGGAGGTCATGAGTGGATGGGTCCAGAACCTGATTCGGTTTTCATTGGAGTGGACCTGATTCCTTACGATTTCTTCCTGACTCATATGAGTTTTGATGCTTCACTGGAAGGCTATGTATTTGACGAAGACGGTATGCCAATACCTTATGCTCAAGTCCAGATTGGAAATGAGGGTTGGGGTGCTGGCACCATGGCTGATGAATTCGGATTCTACCATTTTGATCTTCCCGTGGGCTACTACTATGTCAGTGCCTGGGCTGAAGGTTACTATATGTATTTTGATGAATTCCCCGTTGGTCCCGGCTACAACAGCTACAACTTCTTCCTGGAGCAATTCGAGGTTGAGGGAGCCATAGCTGGTCTGGTATATGACGGTGATACGGGTGCTCCCATACCCGATGCCGACGTCTATGCCTATAGTTGGGAAGATGAAGAAAGCTACTGGGCTTATACCGACGAAGCTGGTGAGTTCTGGTTTGATTTACCCAATGGGACCTATGATGTTGTCGCCGACCGGTGGGATTATCCACCAAGGTGGTTTGATGGCATCACAGTTCAGAATGACACAAGCTATCTTGCTTTTGGTCTCATGTTACCCGACGGTGGTGTTGACGGATATGTTTACGATGATATGAGTAATCCTATTCAAGGTGCTGAGGTTGTCATTGTGAGCACCATGGACTCAACTGCAGGATTCTGGGGTTATACTGACCACAATGGATTTTTCAGTATTCCTGCCATGAATGGTGATTACCATGTGTTTGCAGGCGCTCCAGGTTTTGAGGTCAATAACTATGGTATGGTAACCATCATGGATGACTGGGCTCATTTACAGATCGTTCTTGAACCACGACAATTCGCCGTGGCACCGCAGATCAATTTTATTGTTGATCAGCCCTATGATCAGGGTCGCTGGGTAAGAATGCAGTTCTGGCCCGGTGGTACAGAATGGGGTCCTTTCTCAGGCTATAGTGTCTGGAGATTGAGCAATACACCCATGGGGCCAATTCTGGATTTTGTGGATTATCTCCCCAACCACGATATGGAAGCATACAATCTGGTATTACCCACCCTGGTTGATTCCAGCGCCATGGTAACTGATCCCCTTGATTTCATGAGTGCCTTTCTGGTTACAGGTCACTGGGATATGTATGGCTATATAGATGGTGAACCACAGGCCGGCTACTCGGTGGATAATATCCATCCTGGAGTACCCACACCACTGGTACTACTCTACTCAGATGATACACATGTTGATCTGCAATGGGAACCAAGCATGGATGATGACTTCCAGTATTTTGAAGTCCATCGTGCAACCAATGCTGATTTCACAGATGCATCTGTAATAGATATGACCACATCTCCCGGTACATCCGATACGGATATCACCGTTGGTCAAACCTATTACTATCAGGTCGTAGCTGTTGATGCCAATGGAAATGTTAGTGACGGCAGCAATGTGGTTACGACCTACATCGTATCGGTTGATGATACTGAGATATTGCCAACCGCTTATGGGCTGTCTCAGAACTTTCCAAACCCCTTCAATCCAACCACGAGTATCGAATTTGCTCTGCCTGAGGCTTCAGAGGTCTCCCTTGAGATATACAATCTCCTGGGCCAGAAAGTTCGTACCCTGGTAAATGGATATGTTCCAGCCGGGTATATCAATACCAGTTGGGATGGTTTGAATCAAAATGGTAAAGAAGTGAGTAGTGGTACCTATATCTATCGCTTGCAGACGGCCGAACAGACCTTCAGCAAGAAAATGGTACTTATGAAGTAA